The Thermocrinis albus DSM 14484 genome segment CCTTGTGGAGCACCACTGCGTCTGCACCACCCTCAGCTACGTCCGCCACAGCGCTCCGTATATCCACGATCCCCTCTATGGGACCTGAGCTCACCCCATGGTCCATGGGCACTATAATGGTTTTGCCTGTCTCTCTGTTCATTATGCGTTCCAGCCTCACCTGTTTACCTATACTCATACTAATCCCCCCTGAAGTGAAAAGTTAAAAGGCCTGTCTGAACCACATCGGCATCAATCTTTTCAAACTTGATACCGTAAACAAACTCCACTATCCGCCTGTCTATGTGGGGCACACCACTTCTCCTAAGGATCTGCACCTTCACCACCCTTCCTGAAGAGTCTATCCATATCTTCACCTGCATGGTGGAAGGGAGTTCCTCCGAAGAAAGTTTGGGGAAGGGAGGTAGGTAAACCACTCCTCTGTTACCACCGGTAAGATGGGGCACACCCCCGGACAGACTGGCGGTTATGTTACCTACACTGGTGGATACTACCTGAGTCTTTTCTGAAACGTTGGATACAGGAGATGGATTTTGATTCCTCAGCTTAGCTTCTATCTCGGCAAGTACAGAAACCTCTTTCTTGGGCTGTACTTTAGAAGGGTTGCCGGTAGCTGCCTTAGAGGATCCTTTTATGATCTTGTGGGCCACAGGTGGTGTTTCTGTAGGGACCTCCTTCAAAAAGAGGTTTATGGGTGTAGATACCTGCTCAGGTACTACCGGTAAAAGGTACAGGGCTAAGAGTGTTAACATAATAAGGTTTAGAAAGAAGGATACACTTATGTAAAGCCCTCC includes the following:
- a CDS encoding energy transducer TonB: MKDAHLLEGGLYISVSFFLNLIMLTLLALYLLPVVPEQVSTPINLFLKEVPTETPPVAHKIIKGSSKAATGNPSKVQPKKEVSVLAEIEAKLRNQNPSPVSNVSEKTQVVSTSVGNITASLSGGVPHLTGGNRGVVYLPPFPKLSSEELPSTMQVKIWIDSSGRVVKVQILRRSGVPHIDRRIVEFVYGIKFEKIDADVVQTGLLTFHFRGD